Proteins from one Rhineura floridana isolate rRhiFlo1 chromosome 16, rRhiFlo1.hap2, whole genome shotgun sequence genomic window:
- the SLITRK2 gene encoding SLIT and NTRK-like protein 2, producing MLKGAWLLSVFTVAGIWPTESRKPTKDICSKSRCPCEEKENVLNINCENKGFTTVSLLVPPPSKICQLFLNGNAFTRLYPNEFVNYSNAVTLHLGNNDMQEIRAGAFVGLRTLKRLHLNNNKLETLREDTFLGLESLEYLQADYNYISAIEAGAFSKLNKLKVLILNDNLLLSLPSNVFRFVLLTHLDLRGNRLKMMPFAGVLEHIGGIMEIQLEENPWNCTCDLLPLKAWLDTITVFVGEIVCETPFRLHGKDVTQLTRQDLCPRKSAGDSGQKEKHPSHSDTHFQRFPPTANSAVGATRPPKSSRPPKTRNRPTPRVTVSKDRQIFGPIMVYQTKSPVPFTCPTVCVCTSQSADNGLNVNCQEKKIVNISDLHPRPTSPKKLYLTSNYLQTVYKTDLLEYSSLDLLHLGNNRIAVIQEGAFSNLTSLRRLYLNGNYLEILHPSMFEGLHSLQYLYLEYNVIKDIMPHTFDALGNLHLLFLNNNLLRSLPDNVFGGTTLTRLNLRNNHFSYLPVRGVLDQLSALIQIDLQENPWDCTCDIMGLRNWIERVTEQNNQQSGPPVVINEVICDSPAKHAGGHLKTLSKEAVCPENPNLLDSSFLLPNLNTDVPQAFSIFPSSYPEMRTEVPLSVLILGLLVVFILSVCFGAGLFVFVLKRRKSMPSVPSSANNLDVSSFQLQYGCYDSEAHDKAEGHVYNYIPPPVGQMCQNPIYMQKEGDPVAYYRNLHEYSYSNLDPKKEDSAGLAFTITAAEMLEKQAFSREPELLYQNIVERVKELPSGSLVHYNFCTLPKRQFTPSFESRRQSQDRINKTVLYGTPRKYFSEQSKPELPLLQGKLQTEPDYLEVLEKQTAISQL from the coding sequence ATGCTGAAGGGTGCTTGGCTGCTCAGTGTCTTTACAGTGGCTGGGATCTGGCCGACGGAGAGCCGCAAGCCTACCAAAGACATTTGCAGCAAAAGCCGCTGCCCTTGCGAGGAGAAGGAGAACGTGTTAAACATTAATTGCGAAAACAAGGGATTTACGACTGTCAGCCTCCTCGTGCCTCCGCCATCCAAGATCTGCCAGCTCTTCCTCAATGGCAATGCCTTCACCCGCCTCTACCCCAATGAATTTGTCAACTACTCCAATGCGGTGACCCTGCACTTGGGCAACAACGACATGCAGGAGATCCGAGCTGGGGCGTTCGTAGGCCTTCGGACCCTTAAGAGGTTGCACCTCAACAATAACAAGCTGGAGACCCTACGAGAGGACACTTTCCTAGGCTTGGAGAGCTTGGAGTACCTCCAGGCTGACTACAACTACATCAGTGCCATCGAGGCTGGAGCTTTCAGCAAGCTCAACAAACTGAAAGTGTTGATCCTCAATGACAATCTCCTGTTGTCGCTCCCTAGCAATGTGTTCCGTTTTGTCCTGCTCACTCATTTGGACCTCAGAGGGAACAGGCTGAAGATGATGCCTTTTGCTGGGGTCCTGGAGCACATTGGAGGCATCATGGAGATCCAGCTGGAGGAGAATCCGTGGAACTGtacctgtgaccttctgcctcTCAAGGCTTGGCTGGACACCATCACAGTCTTCGTTGGGGAGATAGTTTGTGAGACCCCTTTCAGGCTGCATGGCAAAGATGTCACGCAACTCACGAGGCAGGATCTCTGCCCACGGAAAAGTGCAGGAGACTCTGGCCAGAAGGAGAAGCACCCTTCCCACTCTGACACACATTTCCAGAGATTCCCCCCAACTGCTAACTCTGCTGTAGGTGCCACCAGACCCCCCAAATCCAGTCGCCCGCCCAAAACAAGGAACCGTCCAACCCCACGGGTCACAGTGTCTAAAGACAGACAGATTTTTGGGCCTATCATGGTTTACCAGACTAAGTCCCCTGTGCCATTCACTTGTCCAACCGTCTGTGTCTGCACCTCTCAAAGTGCCGACAATGGGCTGAATGTCAACTGCCAAGAGAAAAAAATAGTCAACATCTCTGATCTCCACCCCAGACCCACCAGTCCAAAGAAACTCTATCTCACAAGTAATTACTTGCAAACTGTCTATAAAACAGATCTCTTGGAATACAGCTCCTTGGATTTGTTGCATTTGGGAAACAACAGGATTGCAGTGATTCAGGAAGGTGCCTTCTCTAACCTCACTAGTTTACGGCGACTCTATCTCAATGGCAATTATCTTGAGATCCTGCACCCTTCTATGTTTGAAGGACTGCACAGCTTGCAGTACCTCTATTTAGAGTATAATGTGATTAAGGATATCATGCCACACACCTTTGATGCACTGGGAAACCTTCACCTGTTATTTCTGAACAACAACCTGCTGAGGTCCCTGCCTGACAATGTGTTTGGGGGCACGACTCTGACCAGACTCAACCTGAGGAACAACCATTTCTCCTACTTGCCTGTGCGAGGGGTCCTTGACCAGCTTTCGGCTCTGATCCAGATTGACCTTCAAGAAAACCCTTGGGATTGCACTTGTGACATCATGGGGCTGAGGAACTGGATTGAACGAGTCACAGAGCAAAACAACCAGCAGTCGGGGCCCCCTGTTGTTATCAATGAAGTAATCTGTGATTCTCCAGCCAAGCACGCTGGAGGACATCTCAAGACCCTGAGCAAGGAGGCAGTCTGCCCCGAGAACCCCAACCTCTTAGATTCTTCTTTCTTGTTGCCAAATCTGAACACAGATGTGCCACAGGCCTTCAGCATCTTTCCCAGCTCCTATCCAGAAATGCGCACCGAAGTCCCTCTTTCGGTCTTAATTTTGGGCCTGCTGGTTGTGtttattttgtctgtctgttTTGGGGCTGGTCTGTTTGTCTTTGTCCTCAAGCGTCGCAAGAGCATGCCAAGCGTGCCCAGCAGTGCCAACAACCTCGACGTAAGCTCCTTCCAGTTGCAGTACGGGTGCTACGACAGCGAGGCTCACGATAAAGCGGAAGGGCATGTGTATAATTACATCCCACCCCCTGTTGGCCAGATGTGCCAGAACCCCATCTACATGCAGAAAGAAGGAGACCCAGTGGCTTACTACAGGAATCTCCATGAGTACAGCTATAGCAATCTTGACCCTAAGAAGGAGGACTCTGCTGGCCTAGCATTTACAATCACGGCAGCCGAAATGCTGGAGAAACAAGCCTTTTCAAGGGAACCAGAGCTGTTGTATCAAAACATTGTGGAGAGGGTCAAAGAGCTGCCCAGCGGAAGCCTGGTCCATTATAACTTTTGTACCCTCCCCAAAAGGCAGTTCACCCCTTCCTTTGAGTCGAGGCGACAAAGCCAGGACAGGATAAATAAAACAGTTTTGTACGGGACTCCCCGGAAATATTTTTCAGAACAATCCAAACCGGAGCTTCCTTTATTGCAAGGGAAACTTCAGACTGAACCAGACTACCTCGAAGTTCTGGAAAAACAAACTGCAATTAGCCAGCTGTGA